The following DNA comes from Camelina sativa cultivar DH55 chromosome 14, Cs, whole genome shotgun sequence.
AGAAGTCGTGGTTTTTTACGCGGTTGGCAGATCCATAATACTTTATTTAACATCAAGATCATGATTCTCTGCGGCTTCGTGACCATCCTTGTCCTACTTGCAACAATCAGTATTGGGAACTTTGGAAGCTCTTCCAACGCTGACTCTGTTAAGCAGAGTTTCATCAAGGAAGAAACCATTCCGATGACTATCCTCCCGGAGATCCCATCTGATTCGAATTCGACGGACTTGGGTGCTGCTGAGCCGCCTAAAGCTGAGATTTTTACTACTCCCAATGCGACGTCCACTCTAGGTCCGAAAGCTGAGATTTTTACTACTCCCAATGCGACGTACACTCTAGGTCCTAAAGTCACCAACTGGGATAGTCAACGCAAGGCATGGCTGAATCAGAACCCTGAGTTTCCTAGTACTGTCAACGGCAGAGCTCGAATCTTGCTTCTCACAGGCTCTTCCCCAAGCCCCTGCGACAAACCAATTGGAGACTATTATCTGTTGAAATCCGTGAAGAACAAGATTGATTACTGTAGGCTTCACGGGATAGAGATTGTGTATAACATGGCCAATTTGGATGAGGAGCTCTCAGGGTATTGGACGAAACTGCCAATGATAAGGATATTAATGCTGTCTCATCCAGAGGTAGAATGGATTTGGTGGATGGATAGTGATGCTTTGTTCACTGATATACTGTTTGAGATTCCGTTGTCTCGGTACGAGAAGCATAATCTGGTGATACACGGTTATCCGGACTTGTTGTTCAACCAAAAGTCATGGATTGCATTGAACACTGGTGTCTTTCTGTTGAGAAATTGTCAGTGGTCGTTGGATTTATTAGATGCTTGGGCTCCAATGGGACCAAAAGGGCCTATCCGTGACGAAGCTGGGAAGGTACTGACAGCTTATCTTAAAGGCAGGCCAGCATTTGAGGCCGATGATCAGTCGGCGTTGATATATCTCCTGCTTTCACAGAAGGATAAGTGGATAGACAAGGTTTATGTTGAGAATCAATACTATTTGCACGGGTTTTGGGAGGGTTTGGTTGATAAGTATGAAGAGATGGTCGAGAAGTATCATCCAGGATTGGGGGATGAGAGATGGCCTTTTGTGACACATTTTGTGGGGTGCAAACCGTGTGGCAGCTATGCTGATTACGCAGTCGATAGATGCTTCAAGAGCATGGAGAGGGCTTTTAATTTTGCAGATAATCAAGTGCTTAAGCTGTATGGGTTTAGCCACAGGGGATTGTTGAGCCCCAAGGTTAAGAGGATTAGAAACGAGACAATTTCTCCTTTGGAGTCGGTAGACAAATTTAATATTCGAAGAATGCACGTGGAAACCAAACCATAGAGCTAGGAAAATTGAATGAGTGAATGGAATCACAGCTTGGAAAGATTACAGGAAACATATATAGGTAATATACGGATGCTCTAACAACCACAATGCAATTTGTTTGAATGTGCTGCACTTGTTCCTTCTGCTTCATTGTCTGTTGTTGTTTGGAGAAATTTTAGCtgccaaattcttttttttctgtagaTGTTTACTGTCATTTTTAGTCAATATATGGAGAAATTTGATActgcaattttgttttgttactccTCTATTGGCATCTCTGAGCCTCTTAGACCAATCAGCTTTGGAGGAAAGGTTGCATATGTCTTTGGTAATTCATTCCAGGGACATAATTCGCCCAGTTTCTAGGCATTGGCATTACCACTTGTATGTaaagtatatatagaaagagagagagagagagagagttaaggAGAATGATGAGAGTTCTATTCAGCTATGAAcagaaagcaatattttttcaCTTTCAGGATTTCGGTAGAATCTCTAGTACACTAAAACTGGGCAACTCGCGAGGACATTGGTTTGTGTCAGATAAATGTTTCGATAGATCACTGGTCTTGTCCCAATGAAGAGAGGCTTGTCACTTGTGAAAGTTAAGAATAACTTGTAAATCCCCAAGCTCTGTTTTACATAGCAATAAGCCTACATACATGTAACTCTTTGAAAGTAAAACTAGCTAATGCAAACTATTGTTTCATAATTTAAGGTACTACATATCTTGTACTTATATTTTGAACCATGGAAAAGGatggttgataaattaatatcattgattttttttttgtaatggttttggcaaaattttatctaaaaactACACTTTCTAATATTGAAATATTTGGCAGTCCTAACATATTGTATTTTACCCTAAAGTCTAAACTCTACACTGTATGTAAttatagaattatttatttttaaagagtaATTAACCTGCTTAATGGGGATTGTGATCCACCTATTTATTGGTGTTTTAAGAAAACGcggaaaagaaaagattacaCTTAAGAAAGAAATCGGAGACTCTTTGATCGGAGTATCCTAAATTCCCGATGGCGAAGGAAactccgtcgtcgtcgtcgtcggcGTCGGCGTCGATGCCCTCCATTCTCAGAGCCTATGCGGTGCCTATCTTACTCTTCTTCCTCGCTATGCTCTTCCAGCTTTACCTTCTTCCTCTCTCCTTTCCTCCTTCTCACTACGACGgtaccctctctctctccctctccctctccctaCATAATCATAATCGTACTGTACTACTACAATTACCTTCCGTTTTGATCGTTTGATTTGGATTTCCTTGTGGTTTCTCTTAGTTCTGGGTGTGAAGATGTACAGTTCAGTGGATGAAGTTAAAGAGGCCTACGATAATATTGCTTCTAAGTGGTACCTTTCTCGATCTGGcgaattgtttttatttatttttgtgtgtcttgTCTCAACCTAGAATTTGGATTTAGTCCCATTCTTCTGCTAAGCATGCAATTGGAATGTATTTCCAATTGAATTTGATAACTAGACTTTAGGTGTTCTAAGTAGAAAAATATGTTGCAGACACACTGTATCAACCTTTGACAACTTGATTGTTACAGGGATTCAGGTTCAGGGAGTTCTCTTCCTGCTGATTTTATCAAGGTTGGTCGATTTTTTTCTGTCTAGTGCTAATCGAGTTAGTCTTTTGATGTGTGTAATATTGCTTCTATTTATATCATCGCTACTTTGCTTTATGCAGATACAATACGCCTATGAGCTATTAACAAATCCTGTTTGGAAAAGGGATTATGACATATACGGCATTGATGAATCAGTTGTAAGTTGTTAGTTCTGTATCTTTCCctcattttgatttcttctgtcctttcttcttcttctttttttttctttcaaatcagTTAGTTACTTGTTTTTAATGGTTGCAGCATATTATAGAGCAACTTGAAACACAATATGCTGTGgaagattttgcaaaaataaaacttCCCCTGCTGGAACCTGTTTCTTATGGTCTGTTAACTAATACACCTCTTTGACATTTCCATTTCTAGTTCTTGAATTCGCTTTACATAATTCTTTTTCGATGACAACTGGTTTAATGTGTAAAAACGCTGTTTTAGAGCCTGAACATGAAGGATTTGTGTCAATTACGTCTCAAGACTTTGCATTAAAGTTCCAAGATTCCAAGCCATGGCTCATTCAGGTATAATCTTTAAAACAGTTGTACCCTTGGTATAATGTAATGCTACATCTTATCTAACTTCTTAATACATGTAGGTGTATTCTTCTGGTAGCAACAGCTCTGCTCAGTTCTCTACGGCTTGGAGAAGGATTGGTATGATTTCTATTTTCTGTAGTATGTTTAAAGGGCAAACCACTTGCCAGCCTTTGTTAAAAATATGAGACAGTATGAATATAGATTGAAGAGCTAGAACAGTGCAAATGGCAAGGGAAACTGAAACTGAAGTACTAGATTAGACAGTGTTAGTTTTTCAGGAAAGATATATGGTGTCTATAATGCTAAAAGCAAGTATAACCATATGACTGCAACCTGATCTCAAAAGATATGTTTTAACAAGTAGGAGGAACAAATTAATAGCTAACAATTGCTTTAGACATGTTTTTCCGTGGTTGGAACCATTTACGCTCAGCTTCTTGTATAATTGCAGTTTCTTTGTTGGATGGGGTTGCTAATCATGCGATGTTAGAGCTTGGTGATGTTCAACTGGTTACCTACCTTGCTGAGAAGAAACCAACAGGACAAGTATTTTTCAGAAAAGGTAAGTTATCACTTTCCTCACCCTGCTGAGAACCTAAACGAAAACTGAGAATATTCAAAagttagtaaaactaaaaactaaactGAAGTAAGTATAGAGGATGATCCATTGGGAGAGAAGAGCAGTGAGGATCTGTTGAAACTGGATCTAGAATTATATAAATGTACTTGGGGAGTAAAGTACATCCAGTAGGTTTAAACTCTTTTGAACATTAATATACAGTTCCATGTATACATTCAGACTCATTCTGTTATCACTATGGTTGATATTTTAGAAAGCTGTAATGATTGTCTATGCCTTGGGTGAAATGCATGGATTTTTCTCCTGTTATATAACCTCATATTATGCATGCAGGCCTTCCTTCAATCGTCTCTTTCCCCCCACATTGCAAAACTGCAGACTGCCTCATCAGGTAGCTCACTGACTGAACCCTTTAGTTCAATGACTGCCTCTTGGAAGTAGTCATTTGAATGATTCTTTGTGCTTCATTCTTCTTATTTACcaagataataattttaatcCNCAGCTCTGCTCAGTTCTCTACGGCTTGGAGAAGGATTGGTATGATTTCTATTTTCTGTAGTATGTTTAAAGGGCAAACCACTTGCCAGCCTTTGTTAAAAATATGAGACAGTATGAATATAGATTGAAGAGCTAGAACAGTGCAAATGGCAAGGGAAACTGAAACTGAAGTACTAGATTAGACAGTGTTAGTTTTTCAGGAAAGATATATGGTGTCTATAATGCTAAAAGCAAGTATAACCATATGACTGCAACCTGATCTCAAAAGATATGTTTTAACAAGTAGGAGGAACAAATTAATAGCTAACAATTGCTTTAGACATGTTTTGCCGTGGTTGGAACCATTTACGCTCAGCTTCTTGTATAATTGCAGTTTCTTTGTTGGATGGGGTTGCTAATCATGCGATGTTAGAGCTTGGTGATGTTCAACTGGTGACCTACCTTGCTGAGAAGAAACCAACAGGACAAGTATTTTTCAGAAAAGGTAAGTTATCACTTTCCTCACCCTGCTAAGAACCTAAACGAAAACTGAGAATATTCAAAagttagtaaaactaaaaactaaactGAAGTAAGTATAGAGGATCCATTGGGAGAGAAGAGCAGTGAGGATCTGTTGAAACTGGATCTCGAATTATATAAATGTACTTGGGGAGTAAAGTACATCCAGTAGGTTTAAACTCTTTTGAACATTAATATACAGTTCCATGTATACATTCAGACTCATTCTGTTATCACTATGGttgatattttagaaaactGTAATGATTGTCTATGCCTTGGGTGAAATGCATGGATTTTTCTCCTGTTATATAACCTCATATTATGCATGCAGGCCTTCCTTCAATCGTCTCTTTCCCCCCACATTGCAAAACTGCAGACTGCCTCATCAGGTAGCTCACTGACTCAACCCTTTAGCTCAATGGCTGCCTCTTGGAAGTAGTcatttgaatgatttttttttgcttcattcttcttatttaccaagataataatttttaatcttcttaCTTGTTAGGTTTGAAGGGGAGCTGTCAACAGATGCAATTACTGACTGGTTTGCAACCACTGTATTGGGTTTACCTAGAGTTTTCTATCACACAAAAGAAACACTGGTATATATAGCATTCTTTAAAGCCATCGTAATGTGAAGTTTTCTGCAAATAACTTGAGTTTTATAGGAACCAACTGAATTGTACGGCCTAGTGACCTAGTCGGTAGTCTATACTGCCTTGAGAAATGGTAGTCTACAAATCAGACCTTTCAGTACCTGAATATCATAGCCGTCTAGAAACAGCAAAGACCGTGCTTTGGGGGAGAGGGATCTAGGTCTAACCATGTGAAGAACTTTATTGGAAACTTTGATCTGATTTTAGCTGCACACCTCTCAGTACCTGAATTATTTTGAATTCTTTTATGTCATGGTCTGTAAGAGTGATACTGTTTGCTTACATGTTTACTTCATCTCCATCCGTTTAGCTGCTGTGTGTTGCAAAAATTTCTGGAGTCTAGATCCGGTGATATTTGGCTTGTGTTGGATATTCCAGTCTCTTTTATTAGGTGATTAGAAATacgttttgtttctcttttttggaAATAATTAGAGATATATTTCTTCCTACAGGTACCCAAGTTCCTTTCCAAAGTTCCACCTAATAAGGTTTgttgaacttcttttttttctcgttAGATTTAGCCTTTATCAAGCATTTTTTCATCCTTGTAACTTAGGAATAACATATTAACCAGACATAACAGTTCCCTTTATCGCATCTACGACCTAAACCCTTTTTGTCCTGATCTTTCCCATGCTCAAATAGGTGAAAGTCATTTTATTCTCACAAACGGGGGAGCGAGCTTCTCCTGTTATTCGCCAAGCTGCAAAAGATTATTGGAATTTTGCCTCTATATCTTACGTGCTTTGGAGAGAAGAGGATGCATCTTTCTGGTGGAATGGGTATGTCATTGCACTTCTTAGTCTGTTTATCTACGTTACTGTCTATTGCTTCTGGGAAAGATTTCTTATTGATATGCGTGTTTTGGTGGTAGGAAATGGGTATCCCTTTGATTCTTCCACCGCATGATTAGACATTGGCTCATGCCTCATCTCA
Coding sequences within:
- the LOC104740568 gene encoding xyloglucan 6-xylosyltransferase 4-like, which translates into the protein MCHDESRSSGGGGGQSTTAVSTGGGRSRGFLRGWQIHNTLFNIKIMILCGFVTILVLLATISIGNFGSSSNADSVKQSFIKEETIPMTILPEIPSDSNSTDLGAAEPPKAEIFTTPNATSTLGPKAEIFTTPNATYTLGPKVTNWDSQRKAWLNQNPEFPSTVNGRARILLLTGSSPSPCDKPIGDYYLLKSVKNKIDYCRLHGIEIVYNMANLDEELSGYWTKLPMIRILMLSHPEVEWIWWMDSDALFTDILFEIPLSRYEKHNLVIHGYPDLLFNQKSWIALNTGVFLLRNCQWSLDLLDAWAPMGPKGPIRDEAGKVLTAYLKGRPAFEADDQSALIYLLLSQKDKWIDKVYVENQYYLHGFWEGLVDKYEEMVEKYHPGLGDERWPFVTHFVGCKPCGSYADYAVDRCFKSMERAFNFADNQVLKLYGFSHRGLLSPKVKRIRNETISPLESVDKFNIRRMHVETKP